One Spinacia oleracea cultivar Varoflay chromosome 4, BTI_SOV_V1, whole genome shotgun sequence DNA segment encodes these proteins:
- the LOC110800931 gene encoding glucan endo-1,3-beta-glucosidase-like: protein MAVLSNNPHKAIAATLFIVAFVSLSLHFTDAQVGVCYGMLGDNLPTEKDVVHLYKSNGIRAMRLYSPNLATLQALQGSGIKLMLDVPNETVPSLASSDPSSAMQWVTTYVVPFASSIKYIVVGNEIHPSDKQASSVLPAMQNVLNALKQNKLGDLIKVSTSIDTTLIVNSYPPSDGQFNDTSSSYTAPIIKFLSTNKSPLLVNVYTYFAYVSNQRDISLNYALFTSPGTVVTDPNNNKNYKNLFDAMVDSVYAALAKAGAPNTAVVVSETGWPSDGGDAATVNNAGTYYRNLINHVEQGTPLRPGQAIETYLFAMFDEDKKIGANTERNFGLFTPTKHPKYGQLNFS, encoded by the exons ATGGCTGTCCTAAGCAACAATCCTCACAAGGCTATTGCCGCGACATTGTTCATCGTGGCATTCGTATCGCTTAGTCTGCACTTTACAG ATGCACAAGTTGGAGTATGCTATGGAATGCTTGGAGACAACTTACCTACCGAAAAAGATGTAGTGCACCTCTACAAATCCAACGGCATAAGGGCAATGAGACTCTATAGTCCTAACTTAGCAACTCTCCAAGCCCTACAAGGCTCGGGCATTAAACTCATGCTAGATGTACCGAACGAAACGGTCCCATCCCTCGCGTCATCCGATCCATCATCGGCGATGCAATGGGTCACGACTTATGTCGTCCCCTTTGCATCGTCGATTAAATACATCGTCGTAGGGAACGAGATTCACCCGTCCGATAAACAAGCCTCCTCGGTCTTACCCGCCATGCAAAATGTTCTAAATGCACTCAAACAAAACAAATTAGGAGACCTAATTAAGGTTTCTACGTCAATTGATACAACCCTAATCGTAAACTCGTACCCGCCATCCGACGGTCAATTTAACGACACGTCGTCGTCGTATACCGCCCCGATAATAAAGTTTTTATCCACTAATAAATCCCCCTTGTTAGTGAACGTGTACACTTATTTTGCTTACGTTAGTAACCAGCGCGATATTAGCCTTAATTACGCGTTATTTACCTCCCCCGGGACCGTGGTTACCGACCCTAATAACAACAAGAATTACAAAAACTTGTTCGATGCAATGGTAGACTCGGTGTACGCGGCGCTGGCGAAGGCCGGTGCGCCGAACACGGCCGTCGTGGTGTCAGAAACCGGATGGCCGTCGGACGGCGGTGACGCGGCTACGGTGAATAATGCGGGGACTTATTATAGGAACTTGATTAATCATGTGGAGCAAGGGACTCCTTTAAGACCAGGGCAGGCTATTGAGACATACTTGTTTGCAATGTTTGATGAGGATAAGAAAATTGGGGCTAATACTGAGCGCAATTTTGGACTTTTTACTCCCACTAAGCATCCTAAATATGGCCAACTCAACTTTAGTTGA